In Vidua chalybeata isolate OUT-0048 chromosome 5, bVidCha1 merged haplotype, whole genome shotgun sequence, one genomic interval encodes:
- the LOC128787831 gene encoding uncharacterized protein LOC128787831 encodes MGAAIKGRSGCRCPSRAWASGEYTAGRRWGWRKAGAEALVAGAAPASRAQPRRERLAEGAVLAGAAVQALPAARGPLLPATPSLPLLPLIVCLHSGPTEPLLCVLLQTMALLSLLFVLVQSLIQYPQPAGDGLDEATHRRMQERQELLDHEMARLLQELERGPLEQQDEGWGAVLFGALQQWPFWVLAGILLLLGLWFSCRRRSCEASSSSSKDQSSHKTLGDERGTEQEEDSTDSAEGRENADVTVEAEDSGTENDREGSPVAADAGDNDDAIEGNPVAADEGDNDDAIEGNDDVKVKEDSDVNSDNGHDLKKDEGQSDGDVPGDSTAEGNEEAPGNITGNEEDLDEANKGENKDVQVEQDKDNGKEEEGDGNEEKTNSVTIKAGNNDDADEGEDNVDGQDEYMDVKVQESSDASGQRSRDLTGQEDSSECRNEAAHNGFAAPEEENKQVIEEDGNGRDKDEEQDDVNVEGNKNKDRKEDEQGNVAASERGGSDGGKEESGSGGIEDRGDTQDTGNEQGVLLVDGIQWPVADLKRGCSVIAELMESFTRVFVDSVSNSFYPVPQEAIGVGSAFEGWSPREWDRVYRVLVPLNPPPGHAFHLELNRAGQMAARTFSVRVELVCMCEREQLGEKLLCFLHHSQEELWRKRKRSLLDTLCTGSYLDVEKTSHWFRQLVRCSWLHVPQSYSWHLVFQPCSRSCQFQLSKGKRSLTVEMLFGVRQGDSDIFVVSHPTEVQKGNSSNSVSSQPAEAKIMASTAWPETYAVAEAKFFQHIARQVPCESLHLKCLQVFTCILKGTGFSSSTWKTLVMHVLTTVPLSRWRRREFARRLWDVMAYLRRCLQSKRLEHFVLGNERLPAEISLPPAMQRVEPLNLFEHLARDPAAHRKAMKAYRQLRFRLWMLLSSR; translated from the coding sequence ATGGGGGCAGCTATAAAAGGCCGCAGCGGGTGCCGCTGCCCCAGTAGAGCCTGGGCAAGCGGTGAGTacacagcagggaggagatggggCTGGAGGAAGGCTGGGGCGGAAGCGCTGGTagccggggctgcccctgcatccaGGGCCCAGCCCCGGCGGGAGCGCCTTGCTGAGGGCGCGGTGCTTGCTGGGGCAGCGGTGCAGGCCTTGCCAGCTGCCAGGGgccctctccttcctgccacccCTTCCCTGCCGCTCCTGCCCCTCATTGTCTGTCTCCATTCCGGCCCCACTGAACCCCTTCTCTGTGTCCTCCTGCAGACCATGGCTTTACTGTCACTGCTCTTCGTGCTCGTGCAAAGCCTGATCCAGTACCCCCAGCCGGCTGGGGATGGGCTGGATGAGGCCACGCACCGGCGAATGCAGGAGCgtcaggagctgctggaccATGAGATGGCTcggctgctgcaggagctggagcgggggcccctggagcagcaggacgAGGGCTGGGGAGCCGTGCTCTTTGGTGCCCTGCAGCAGTGGCCATTCTGGGTTCTTGCTGGCATCCTGCTCCTCTTGGGCCTGTGGTTtagctgcaggagaaggagctgtgaggccagcagcagcagcagcaaggaccAGAGCTCCCACAAGACCTTGGGAGACGAGAGAGGAACAGAACAGGAAGAAGACAGCACCGATTCAGCGGAAGGCAGAGAAAACGCTGATGTGACTGTGGAGGCAGAGGACAGCGGCACTGAAAATGACAGAGAAGGCAGTCCTGTGGCTGCAGATGCAGGAGACAACGATGATGCCATTGAAGGCAATCCTGTGGCTGCAGATGAAGGAGACAACGATGATGCCATTGAAGGCAACGATGATGTGAAGGTGAAGGAAGACAGCGATGTTAACAGTGACAATGGCCATGACTTAAAGAAAGATGAAGGACAGAGTGATGGGGATGTGCCAGGAGACAGTActgctgaaggaaatgaagaagCACCTGGCAATATTACTGGAAATGAAGAAGACCTCGATGAAGcaaacaaaggagaaaacaaggaTGTACAGGTGGAGCAAGACAAGGACaatggaaaggaagaagaaggagatggaaatgaagaaaaaaccaaTAGTGTGACTATAAAGGCGGGCAACAACGATGATGCAGATGAAGGTGAAGACAACGTAGATGGACAGGACGAATATATGGATGTGAAGGTGCAGGAAAGCAGTGATGCCAGTggacagagaagcagagatttGACTGGGCAGGAAGATAGCAGTGAATGCAGGAATGAAGCTGCCCATAATGGTTTTGCTGCacctgaggaagaaaataagcaaGTTATAGAAGAAGATGGCAATGGCAGAGACAAGGATGAAGAACAGGATGATGTGAATGTggagggaaacaaaaataaggatAGGAAAGAAGACGAACAAGGTAATGTGGCTGCCAGTGAAAGAGGTGGCAGTGATGGTGGCAAGGAAGAAAGCGGCAGTGGTGGAATTGAAGACAGAGGAGACACCCAGGATACTGGGAATGAGCAAGGTGTCCTTTTAGTGGATGGCATACAGTGGCCTGTGGCGGACCTGAAGAGAGGTTGCTCAGTGATAGCTGAGCTGATGGAGAGCTTCACGCGCGTCTTTGTGGACAGCGTGAGCAATAGCTTCTACCCGGTGCCTCAAGAAGCCATCGGGGTGGGCAGTGCCTTTGAGGGCTGGAGTCCCCGTGAGTGGGATAGGGTGTACCGCGTGCTGGTCCCACTGAATCCCCCGCCGGGACACGCCTTCCACCTGGAGCTGAACAGGGCAGGGCAGATGGCAGCGAGGACCTTCAGCGTCCGTGTGGAGCTGGTGTGCATGTGcgagagggagcagctgggcgAGAAGCTGTTGTGCTTCCTGCACCACTcgcaggaggagctgtggcGGAAGCGGAAGCGCAGCCTCCTAGACACACTCTGCACCGGCTCCTACCTGGATGTGGAGAAAACCTCCCACTGGTTCCGCCAGCTGGTGAGATGCTCGTGGCTGCACGTGCCTCAGTCGTACTCATGGCACTTGGTGTTTCAGCCCTGCAGCCGGTCCTGCCAATTCCAGCTGAGCAAAGGCAAGAGGAGCCTGACGGTGGAGATGCTCTTTGGAGTGCGCCAAGGGGACTCTGACATCTTTGTGGTCAGCCATCCCACAGAGGTCCAGAAAGGCAACTCCAGCAACTCTGTGAGCAGCCAGCCCGCCGAGGCCAAGATCATGGCAAGCACAGCGTGGCCTGAGACATACGCTGTGGCAGAGGCAAAATTCTTCCAGCACATCGCCAGGCAGGTGCCGTGTGAGAGCTTGCACCTGAAATGCCTGCAGGTCTTCACCTGCATCCTGAAGGGCACAGGTTTTTCCAGCTCTACCTGGAAGACTCTGGTGATGCACGTGCTGACCACCGTACCGCTGTCCCGGTGGCGCAGGAGGGAATTTGCACGGCGGCTGTGGGACGTCATGGCCTACCTGCGCCGCTGCCTGCAGTCGAAACGCCTGGAGCACTTTGTTCTAGGCAACGAGAGGCTTCCTGCAGAGATCAGCTTGCCACCGGCAATGCAGAGGGTTGAGCCGCTCAACCTCTTTGAGCACCTGGCCCGAGATCCGGCTGCCCACAGAAAGGCGATGAAAGCTTATCGTCAGCTGCGATTTCGCCTCTggatgctgctctccagccGCTGA